One Thiocapsa sp. genomic window carries:
- a CDS encoding type II toxin-antitoxin system RelE/ParE family toxin, with protein sequence MIKSFADRETQALYATGKAKHLPPDIQKRAARKLEYLDIAVCLQDLQVPPGNRLHTLSGDRQGQHSIAINDQWRICFRFEDGDAYDVEVCDYH encoded by the coding sequence ATGATCAAAAGCTTCGCAGATCGCGAAACGCAAGCCCTTTACGCGACCGGTAAGGCAAAACATCTGCCACCGGATATCCAGAAGCGCGCCGCGCGCAAACTCGAGTATTTGGACATTGCCGTTTGCCTGCAGGACTTGCAAGTGCCCCCGGGGAACAGATTGCATACCCTTTCGGGTGACCGCCAAGGCCAGCACTCCATCGCGATCAACGACCAATGGAGGATCTGCTTTCGTTTCGAAGATGGAGATGCCTATGACGTTGAAGTCTGCGACTACCACTGA
- a CDS encoding HigA family addiction module antitoxin, producing MSIENTGIKRRPTHPGEILREDFIPDYNLSVAELARYLGVSRQSINELLKERRAVSPAMAIRLSRLFGNSPEFWLNAQRGVDLWDAARSIEKEVNRIKPLAAA from the coding sequence ATGAGCATCGAGAACACCGGCATCAAACGCAGACCCACCCATCCCGGGGAGATCCTGCGCGAAGATTTTATTCCGGATTACAACCTGAGTGTCGCCGAGCTCGCACGCTATTTGGGTGTGTCGCGTCAATCGATCAATGAATTACTCAAGGAGCGCCGCGCCGTGAGTCCGGCGATGGCAATTCGCCTGAGCCGACTGTTTGGTAACTCGCCGGAATTTTGGCTCAACGCCCAAAGGGGAGTCGACCTTTGGGACGCAGCACGATCCATCGAGAAGGAAGTCAACCGGATCAAGCCGTTGGCGGCGGCTTGA
- a CDS encoding nucleotidyltransferase domain-containing protein, with protein MLEFGLPQTTIRIIREILAKVPAVEKALIYGSRAKGNDRPGSDIDLTLIGQGLDLDTLGRIATQLDESPIPYQVDLSLFDHIDHAGLRDHIERAGKIFYQRRPQNHP; from the coding sequence ATGCTCGAATTTGGCTTGCCACAGACCACCATCCGCATCATCCGCGAGATTCTGGCCAAGGTGCCTGCTGTGGAAAAAGCGCTCATCTATGGATCGCGTGCTAAGGGGAATGACCGGCCGGGCTCCGACATCGACCTCACCTTGATCGGTCAGGGTCTCGATCTCGACACCCTAGGCAGAATCGCCACCCAGCTCGACGAGTCGCCGATCCCCTACCAAGTCGATCTCTCCCTCTTCGACCACATCGATCACGCCGGCCTAAGAGACCACATCGAACGCGCGGGAAAGATATTCTACCAACGCCGCCCCCAAAACCACCCTTAA
- a CDS encoding nucleotidyltransferase substrate binding protein, with the protein MTHDIRWKQRFDNYQRALHKLTLAIQLEQQRPLSDLEQQGLIQGFEFTHELAWKVLKDYLEMEGIQGLIGSRSTVREAFKQGLVSDGEVWMDMIEKRNLSSHTYNQSVANALATAIVDRYYKAFLELEQRFVAQP; encoded by the coding sequence TTGACGCATGATATTCGATGGAAACAACGCTTCGATAATTATCAGCGCGCCCTGCATAAGCTCACGCTCGCCATCCAGCTCGAGCAACAGCGTCCCCTGTCGGATCTCGAGCAGCAGGGGTTGATCCAAGGGTTCGAGTTTACCCACGAGCTCGCCTGGAAGGTATTGAAGGATTATCTCGAAATGGAAGGCATCCAAGGACTGATCGGCTCTAGAAGCACCGTGCGCGAAGCCTTTAAACAGGGATTGGTGAGCGATGGAGAGGTGTGGATGGACATGATCGAAAAACGCAATCTATCCAGCCATACCTACAATCAATCCGTGGCAAATGCACTGGCCACCGCCATCGTTGATCGGTATTACAAGGCGTTTCTGGAACTTGAGCAGCGTTTTGTCGCGCAACCTTGA
- a CDS encoding transposase — MLAENLETWTDQWKREGLEQGLEQGREATRHILVRLVRRRFGPTVAEQTQPLLACIADLQTLEDLGDQLLISPDGSHCLQAVRSMSAVDEP, encoded by the coding sequence ATGCTGGCCGAGAATCTGGAAACCTGGACCGATCAGTGGAAACGAGAAGGCTTGGAACAAGGCTTGGAACAAGGTCGCGAAGCAACCCGCCACATCCTGGTCCGTCTGGTGCGACGCCGATTTGGTCCAACGGTCGCCGAGCAGACACAACCGTTGCTTGCGTGCATCGCCGACCTCCAAACGTTGGAAGACCTCGGCGACCAACTGCTCATCAGTCCGGACGGAAGCCATTGCTTGCAGGCCGTGCGGAGCATGAGTGCCGTAGACGAACCCTAG
- a CDS encoding DUF2887 domain-containing protein → MKGLERRLDGIFEPDGHDGPVYVVEFQGQHSDKAWYNLLTKIGLYGEAHPHRDVIGVGIFLREQDRPRFPRWANHAQAPLLQVALRRVLPDWLAREPDNPYVAVFAPLLIADDDDLRARAQGLWRTVQEASLAPEIREILGQVLEFWFFERFRGLTAKEIWAMLNLVTPIQETKAYQSIYAEGKVKGKAEGKAEGKAESLKRLLTRRFGPLPAGAEQRIDTAPVAQLDAWLDGIFDAASLEDLIGDDAVG, encoded by the coding sequence ATCAAAGGGCTGGAACGGCGTTTGGACGGCATTTTCGAGCCCGACGGGCACGATGGGCCGGTCTATGTGGTCGAATTCCAAGGTCAGCACTCGGACAAGGCTTGGTACAATCTGCTGACCAAGATCGGACTGTACGGCGAGGCGCATCCGCACCGGGATGTGATCGGCGTGGGGATCTTTCTGCGCGAGCAGGACCGTCCGCGCTTCCCGCGCTGGGCGAACCACGCCCAGGCGCCGTTGCTGCAAGTCGCGCTCCGGCGCGTCCTGCCGGACTGGCTGGCGCGCGAGCCGGACAACCCCTATGTGGCGGTGTTTGCGCCGCTGCTGATCGCGGACGACGACGACTTGCGTGCCCGCGCACAGGGCTTGTGGCGCACCGTTCAAGAGGCGTCGCTTGCCCCGGAAATCCGTGAGATTCTGGGGCAAGTGCTGGAATTTTGGTTTTTCGAGCGATTTCGCGGACTGACCGCGAAGGAGATCTGGGCGATGCTGAACTTGGTGACCCCGATTCAGGAGACGAAGGCGTATCAATCGATCTATGCCGAGGGCAAGGTCAAGGGCAAGGCCGAGGGTAAGGCCGAGGGCAAGGCCGAAAGCCTCAAGCGTCTGCTCACGCGTCGCTTCGGCCCATTGCCCGCAGGGGCAGAGCAGCGGATCGACACCGCGCCGGTCGCGCAACTGGACGCCTGGCTCGACGGCATCTTCGATGCCGCCAGCCTCGAGGACCTGATCGGAGACGACGCGGTGGGCTAG
- a CDS encoding nucleotide sugar dehydrogenase, with protein sequence MAQHLAHLTNPDTPIAIIGLGYVGLPLAVEFAKHRPVIGFDINQARIAELTAGRDSTRETSPEDLAAARQLTYTDDLDALRPCRIFIVTVPTPVDEYKRPDLTPLIKASETVGKVLKPGDLVIYESTVYPGCTEEDCVPVLARASGLSYIHTDRRTTAPAALPNPDRRASSAGEGVRGGRMSDSVIRQPTAETTDEPPPPPDHNGFYCGYSPERINPGDREHRLTTIKKVTSGSTPEIAAIVDALYTAIITAGTHPASSIRVAEVAKVIENTQRDLNIAFMNELALIFNKLGIDTLEVLEAAGSKWNFLPFRPGLVGGHCIGVDPYYLTHKSVAIGYHPEVILAGRRINDRMGAHVAETVVKLMLQSGIGVCNSRILVLGFAFKENCPDLRTACSPVVVNWSVLTGSVPSRSKGWNGVWTAFSSPTGTMGRSMWSNSKVSTRTRLGTIC encoded by the coding sequence ATGGCCCAACACCTCGCCCATCTCACAAACCCCGACACCCCCATCGCCATCATCGGCCTGGGCTACGTCGGTCTGCCGCTCGCCGTGGAGTTCGCCAAACACCGCCCGGTGATCGGTTTCGACATCAACCAAGCCCGCATCGCCGAGCTCACGGCCGGTCGCGACAGCACCCGCGAGACCAGCCCCGAAGACCTCGCCGCCGCCCGCCAGCTCACCTACACCGACGACCTCGATGCCCTGCGCCCCTGTCGCATCTTCATCGTCACCGTGCCCACCCCGGTCGATGAGTACAAGCGCCCCGACCTCACGCCCCTCATCAAGGCGTCCGAAACCGTCGGCAAGGTCCTCAAACCCGGCGACCTGGTCATCTACGAATCCACCGTCTACCCCGGCTGCACCGAGGAAGACTGCGTCCCCGTGCTCGCCCGCGCCTCCGGTCTGAGCTACATCCATACCGATCGCCGCACCACGGCACCCGCGGCGCTCCCGAATCCCGACCGCCGAGCATCCAGCGCAGGCGAAGGCGTACGCGGAGGTCGGATGAGCGACAGCGTAATCCGACAACCCACCGCCGAGACCACGGACGAGCCGCCACCCCCACCCGACCACAACGGCTTCTACTGCGGCTACTCCCCCGAGCGCATCAACCCCGGCGACCGCGAGCACCGCCTCACCACCATCAAAAAGGTCACCAGCGGCTCCACCCCCGAGATCGCCGCCATCGTCGATGCCCTCTACACCGCGATCATCACCGCCGGCACTCACCCGGCCAGCAGCATCCGCGTCGCCGAGGTCGCCAAGGTCATCGAGAACACCCAGCGCGATCTCAACATCGCCTTCATGAACGAGCTTGCCCTCATCTTCAACAAGCTCGGCATCGACACCCTCGAGGTGCTCGAAGCCGCCGGGAGCAAATGGAACTTCCTCCCCTTCCGCCCCGGCCTGGTCGGCGGACACTGCATCGGTGTCGACCCCTATTATCTGACCCACAAGTCCGTCGCCATCGGCTACCACCCCGAGGTCATCCTCGCCGGTCGACGCATCAACGACCGCATGGGTGCGCATGTCGCCGAGACCGTGGTCAAGCTCATGCTCCAAAGCGGCATCGGCGTCTGCAACAGCCGCATCCTGGTCCTCGGCTTCGCCTTCAAGGAGAACTGCCCGGACCTGCGCACCGCGTGCTCACCGGTGGTCGTGAACTGGTCGGTCCTTACCGGTTCTGTTCCCTCACGATCAAAGGGCTGGAACGGCGTTTGGACGGCATTTTCGAGCCCGACGGGCACGATGGGCCGGTCTATGTGGTCGAATTCCAAGGTCAGCACTCGGACAAGGCTTGGTACAATCTGCTGA
- a CDS encoding IS110 family transposase codes for MQGARVERVCLEATGSYHLDLALAIDAAGLALMVLNPKAAKRFAEALQTRNKSDAVDAGVLAQFARRMPFEPWRRPATEALELRACARRLEALVVDRTRAKNQLHALLQSTTTPAVVLDDVRLSIHQYTARIDALRDWADARISADEELAQVYRLLTGIPGIAAASAIQLMGELLVLPEDMRAKQWVALAGLDPRQSTSGTSVNKPPRLSKAGNAHLRKALFMPALSAARHEPHVNSYYTHLIEARGLKKIQAICAVMRKLLHAIYAMLKHRQAFDGSRFCLLREAAA; via the coding sequence CCGGCAGCTATCACCTGGACCTGGCGCTGGCCATCGATGCGGCCGGGTTGGCGCTCATGGTGCTCAACCCCAAGGCCGCCAAGCGCTTTGCCGAGGCATTGCAGACGCGCAACAAGAGCGATGCGGTCGATGCCGGGGTGCTGGCGCAGTTTGCCCGGCGCATGCCGTTCGAGCCATGGCGGCGCCCGGCGACCGAGGCACTGGAGCTGCGCGCCTGCGCCCGGCGCCTGGAGGCGTTGGTGGTCGATCGCACGCGGGCGAAGAATCAACTCCACGCGCTGCTGCAAAGCACGACCACGCCGGCCGTGGTGCTGGATGACGTGCGCCTGAGCATCCACCAGTACACCGCCCGGATTGATGCCCTGCGTGACTGGGCCGATGCGCGCATCAGCGCCGACGAGGAGCTTGCGCAGGTCTACCGGCTGCTCACCGGCATCCCCGGCATCGCCGCCGCCAGCGCCATCCAGCTCATGGGTGAGCTGCTGGTGCTGCCCGAGGACATGCGTGCCAAGCAATGGGTCGCCCTGGCCGGACTGGATCCGCGCCAGAGCACCTCGGGCACCAGCGTGAACAAACCCCCGCGCCTGAGTAAGGCCGGCAACGCCCACCTGCGCAAGGCGCTGTTCATGCCCGCGCTGAGCGCCGCGCGCCATGAACCGCACGTCAACAGCTACTACACGCATCTCATCGAAGCGCGCGGCCTGAAGAAGATTCAGGCCATCTGCGCGGTCATGCGCAAATTGCTGCATGCCATCTATGCCATGCTCAAGCACCGCCAAGCGTTCGACGGCAGCCGCTTCTGCTTGCTTCGCGAGGCCGCGGCATGA